Below is a window of Pocillopora verrucosa isolate sample1 chromosome 6, ASM3666991v2, whole genome shotgun sequence DNA.
GGGGATATCTTCCTTGTTGAGTACCATGAGGTCTAGAATCAATTGTGGAAACCCACTGACTAGGAtcctgaggaaagaaaaaatattaccaCTCAGGGTTAGCTTTTGAAATAGATTCAGTAGGTAAGTAACAgacaaaaagataaatgaatagagggggtaaatttctaaaaaaactgtggtgctgcatcagtggaagagtataacaggtaatttagtattaacaactgagttgaaaatgtaaattagccaccataaagagtttaatgGCTGACATTTTgggcattagccctttgtcagagtgataAAGAGTCACACAGAAAAGTAGTCAAGTAGGCAAAGAGGATCTCTCAAGTGGAGAACAGGAGGGTAAAAGTGACAATCTCTTTTGCAATAATTAAACCGTGTACAGAGGCGAAGGAGGCgagcgtggcctagtggttagggcgCTGGACTTGCAAGCCGGAGGCCCCGGGTTCAGATCCTCCTTCCTGCCACTAgatggatttgtcttcggtggccccgaactcaactcctgcacgctttgtaaatagccaactaGTTCGCCTCCTGCCAGTTGGGATTCTTATCATGTTATGTTAATTTGCTCTTTCATATTTGTTTGTAACGCACATTTGAACATATTCACATGGAATTTGCGCGATATAAATgtttataatttaatttaagttatttgcatctaatttctcccaactgTATCACCCCTTGAAacaaacatcaaggtcatgagaataaaaagaaatgttcacaaactcaagaagctctcAATTTTTAGGCAAATTTTCCTAACACataccatagaaaatgtatttAGCAATTTAGGGAAAACTTgtgtactgatgttagggtgcacAGGGTTAATTATGCATTTTATAAATCTCAAACCTCCATGATTTCATCGTCTTCCCCATCCAAGTGATTCTCTTGGTTCTCTGCTGCTCTTACTGCCATTGTCTCCTCCTCAAGATGTGGTACAAATGGATCCACAACAATGGCCTGCATATCTTTGATTTCAGAACGGCAAAATGGACACCCTTCCCCCCCAGTTTCTTGCCACTGGTCTAAGCACATGTGACACATCAAATGACCACAGGGCTCCAAGCGCACATCTTTATTATTCTCCGCACAGATCTTGCAAAGCTGAAAGGTGGATCCCATCTCACAGTACAACTCATATTGCTCTTCAGTGACAGTGATGTGCTCATCAGGAGGGGTGATGAGATGATGGCTAACATCAGGGTTTTCTGAATTTCCATCGGGGTAAAGGTAGctaaggaaaatacaaaaaaaaagaaaagttaagttTGAaatgttaactctttaactgTTACTTTAATTTCTACACAATCTTTGTGATCAAAATCTCAAAGAAATATACTGCCAATGGAAATAGATTTTAATATAAAAGGGATTTCCTTGTGTTGATGATTAGACTTGAAAATTAGGAATTTCCAATATCATAAAGAACTTATGACTGCCAACAGATACTGAAGAGCTAGCAATTGTTAAGAATTGAAATGATCAAATCATACCCAAAATGCTAGGAAAAAATTTGTGCTGATAGAAGATTAAAATTGATTGCAAATGAGAGACTTCAGATATCAggtctggattttttttttgaaaggttGAAGTTTAAACATCTTAAGTTCTTCTAGGTGAGAATTCAGGAGCACTTACTAGCCCTCTCTAGCTCCATCAATAAGTGCCTGACAGAGTGACTTGTTCTGAGGAATGGTTTGAAGAATTGTATGCTCAGGTGTAACATATCCTATGGCCCACTGACCCAGTCTTGTACAACTTAACCTGAAAATGTAActgtagaaaaagaaatcacaagTCAAATTACAGGctggaacaacaacaacagaaaaaagatGCAAGTGGTAAATGAATCAGTTGCACAATACAGCTCTACACCaacttttaaattgttttctttgatggATATTTGCCCAAAGATACCATCCATTCCCTATAAAATGAAGACCCTTGAGTGTCCTCTTATCTAGTCTTATCAGTGtgcaaattaatttcttattcTGTAACAAAACTTTCCCTTTATTTATTGACTCCCAGGTAAAAACTTTCTTCAGGTATAGAATGGTCTAGTTTTCAGTCAAATGACGTAATTAACCCATTCACTTACCAGTTTAAACATTGTAATACCCATTGGTACACTAAGActgttttctttaagttttcatCAATGATGCTTTTGGTggcaaaaattcaaagtttcaaTAGACTGCTTTGATACAATATTAACCCTTGATTGGAATAAAACAAACCTTCCAGGTTTATCCATGTGTTTACACAATCTTGCCTTCACTTCATCATAAGTCATAAAAGCACAGTAACCAGGGTGTGTCACGGCAAGGAGATTCCAGTTCTGAAGCAGATGCGACCATGGCTGAAACAATCTTGTAAAGACATCGTATTCAAATATGGAGATGTGGTCATTACATGTCAGATCTATTGTTGACTTTAAGGCCATTGCTTCCAAACCTGAGCTGATATGGTGTACTGTTTGGAGAGTTTGACGAAATTGCTTCCATGAAACCGTTGTTTTCCTGAAGAGAATGAAGAGTAATAAAATCCATTACCTTTCACAAAAAATTCACTAAAAATCTTGGTCTGCTCTCGAAGTTGGAGATTGTAGCTGTCATACCCCTCATCAATACTTGGATGTTAAGGTTACTCTCAACAATATTCCATTATGttttttgcacaaaaaaatTTGCCTCTCCTTAGGGAATATCTTAGTTAAAAGCCTCACACACTTAGTCTGTGTTGAGTGATATTTTGCAGTCTGTTTTGATGTTCCTGGTGGTGATAACAAGTTATTCAGTTGAGTGCACTAGGTACATTTTGGTGTCAAAATATAAACGCTTGTCTAGTGAAGTAGAATCAAGAAAAAGGCATATTCCTTGCACAGATAGATTACCACTCAAGctcaatttcaaaatatcatCAATGATGCTTATTTGTTCACCTCATTGAACATAAATTCTATTGAATTATGCATCAAGACTAAACCATAAAGACAATGTGAGAACAGCTTGTTGGCCATgaaaaaactcaacaaaattcTACGTTTAGTTAGACATTTCATTGTCACATTACTTCCCGGAAGAGCTATTTAAATTCTTAATATAGGAATGCATGTCTAGTAATTCTTGGAGGATAACACAACATTTCAGAATAACTAGCTGTGAGATAACCGGTaatcaaaaacatgtttttcatTCCCATGTCAGGGCAGAACATAAACTCCAAAACACACACTTAGTGTTATCTACTTTTTAAAGCCTATATACATATGATCTACTCAAGACTTAAAAGCTATATTTCCCAAAAATCATATGCAGGTTATCTATTGATCCATTGACCTCAAAATCACTTTTAAGATCTGACAGTCACTTCTCAAAACCTAATTGTTACGTGCATATGTTCTagtttcctttaaaaagaaaattgttgtttCTCTTTCTACATCATAGTAGAGGCTTTTCCTGTGAAACCACAGAATCATACAGGCTATATCTGGGTACATTACCTTTCAAAGGCCATAATAACTATGAATTAACAAATTCTGAGCCACATCACGTATTGCAACTTAAGACTTATTGAAATTCATAAACAGTTGGTCCGGGTTTTTTCTTGCAACATACAGCTTTCCTTCagcaaaggagaaaataaaatttccttgATCTCTTTTCAATTagagaaggaaataaaatataaacACCACTTACAATTTCATTCGCTTCGCTACTTAAATGTTCAGCTATTTGTTCTCAATCAGAGCCGAGAGAAAATTTGAGTACGAGAACTAAAAACGCACCGGGTAGAGTACAGCAAATTAAGTTTAGGAATAATATTCTTAGGTCTATGATAGCAGTGATGCATAACCAAACAAATAGATTGGATATTTTTCAAGTAACATAGACAAGATGATACgatatttaaaagtttcagCTCGTCTGAAATGCATCTAACATCGCAATTTAAGTCAGATCTTTACGTGTTTCACCATGAATATATGACGAAAATTATGATGGTTTTCTTTGTATTTGTAAACACAGTTTCCAATGGACAATTAAGTTCTAAATTTACttggaaagggaaaaaaattaaggatgTTTTGGGTTTCTTGTATAGCCTTCTTGGAAAGCTCAAAGGACGCCATCGAAAGGAAAACGCGGTCTTTTCGTGATTTTAGAGTGAGGAATTAAAGGTGATATAATGCAAGATCTTTAAATTAAAAGTCGGGGGAAGCACGCAATTAATTAATAAACGTCAAGAAGTTATTTTTTCCCTTGTGATATGTTATAAAATTTGACGACACATTTTGGAAACGAAGCAAATAGTGGCCTGGCCACCCGCGCGAAGGGAGATTAACAAAAGCGAAGAACAAGATTTTGAAAACGAGCTGTCATGGTTGTGTATGTAGCGACCATTGATCACTTTCgtttatcaaaacaatacatgAAGCCCAAGAAAATTAACTTAACATCAGACTTACCCAATCCCAAAATTCTTTCTCCAGAATTCGGCTGCATCGTATTTTGTGATCCTGAAGCCGTCTCCTATATAAGTTCCTTGAGGAAATATTGCCTTCACCTCGGCCAGCATGTGACTGAAAACTAAACTCAGCTTGGTCAAGCTGCGTCGATACGTGGAGTTTTCGTcgtacattttttcttttccatctttGAAAAGCTTGATGGCCAGCTTCGATTGCTTGATGAGGTTTTCTATGTAAATCCTAAAATACTCACAGTCGTTCAAAATGTGCATCCTATCCTCGTATTTCGAGATAATCAACTTCAAATGTTGGTAGGTATCGGGCAAAATATCTAAGATGTAAGGGGGGCTATTCTTCAACGACAGCCGTTGGTTTTGACAATGTTTCACCACTTTGTCCATCAGTTTCCACGTCTTCTCGATAGTTTTTCTGTCGATCTGCAAACGTGGAGTCACAGCATGAGTGAGGGCATCTTGTATTCGACTAAAAAACCGTGTTCCACGACTAGGAGGAGCAGCCATTTTGAGCCAGTTGCTCGACAATTTCCGTGTTCGACGATGTCTTTGGTCACGTGACGCCATCATACAGCCAATCATGACGGGTGATAGTTTTGTAAGTGTGATAATTTTCCTAATCTAacgtttatttcaaatatttatctTACTACTGCTCTTCCAGATGCTCTTCACTAGGTCGTAAACATAAAATTTGTCATACGGTCAAGCTTCCACCCCTATCCACTGTCGCTGATTTCAATAATCAATTCCTACGCAAATTGATGGAATAATCTATGAAAGCTGATCCTCTGTGACCGTGTCTGATTCCAGCCGGATACAGCAAACTTCTAAATATATACGCCTTCTTTCTTTGCGTGATGACGTAGCCGTCTGTACAGCTGCGTGCTTCCTTTCAAAAGTGAAACAGTTCCAGGATACTGGATTCTGTTTCCTGATTACCTatcaaacgaaaaaataatCACCTCTCGGTTAAAAATCCTGCAAAATGTTATCACCTATGTGTAATATCAATCAAGCGATATAAACACTTGAAGTTCCTGACCTGTAAGTTTCACTCTCTTCAGAAagaattttttggaaaaattagaGGAATAAATTTCCTGTCGGCGTGTCTTTCTATCAACAACTGAGGTCGTCCAAGCCTGCGACACCGGCCTGGACCTCCATCTTCAGGGCGGTAATTTAAAAAGTCCCCCGGGCGGGCGATCTGAATAATGTGATCGTCATGAAACAAATCAGTCTTACTTCGAAAGCGAAGATATACCCCATCACTTACCCTCTAATTCATAAACATATCGGCCCAACTTACCTGTACTGAATTCGGATTTCAAATTTCTGATCGGATAAATGGAtcgttttaaaattctttacaaTCCTGAATACAGCGTTGTTTTACCGGTTTGCAGAATGATCAACTCTCTCTCACGGCTTCCTAGTCAACTCTAATACTTTAAGAGTGCTTAAGGCACCAATGAAAGGAAACAGAGATTGCCGTACAATCTAAATTCTCAAGGTTATCGAGGGAGTGTCGGATGCAATTATTTTCACACGTACTTTCTCGAATATGGGTAATGCAGTCAACACCATTATGGGCGGGCGTGTTTGCCGGTAAGCTGATCGCTTCGGACACTCCTCGCGCGACCGATCGCGCAGCCCACGCAAAACGACACTTCACTCCCAAATGATCGATACCGCGAATCGGTAAAACtgctttaaaaagctgtttGAGGATATTGACAGCGTAAATTGTTATTTAAGTACCTGTGGTTATCCTAAACGCCAAGAAGCACTCTCTCTAACTGGTTACCCCGTTTCATGGTCACCTTTCGGTCATGGAGGCTTGAAAAACTTTTCGGCTTGCCTATGTTGTTTATCTTGAGACTTCCTAGTGCGTTTTACCGCTATCGTTCTCATATATATTCGAGATAAAGTTTATGCCTATTTTTGGAAATGCGGCGAGGAATTATCTATGGACAAATAAGCCTCAACATGATATTGCTAACACCACTTATTTATCTCGCAAAAGCAGGTCTAAATTCTTGGCAACGCATCTAAAGTCGGATCAAAAATGAAAGTAATCTTAGCGACTATAAAAATTTCCCTGCTTCATTGCCCCGTGTTCCCATGTCGCTGAAAGGTCACAACACTA
It encodes the following:
- the LOC131783591 gene encoding E3 ubiquitin-protein ligase CBL-B-B-like encodes the protein MIGCMMASRDQRHRRTRKLSSNWLKMAAPPSRGTRFFSRIQDALTHAVTPRLQIDRKTIEKTWKLMDKVVKHCQNQRLSLKNSPPYILDILPDTYQHLKLIISKYEDRMHILNDCEYFRIYIENLIKQSKLAIKLFKDGKEKMYDENSTYRRSLTKLSLVFSHMLAEVKAIFPQGTYIGDGFRITKYDAAEFWRKNFGIGKTTVSWKQFRQTLQTVHHISSGLEAMALKSTIDLTCNDHISIFEYDVFTRLFQPWSHLLQNWNLLAVTHPGYCAFMTYDEVKARLCKHMDKPGSYIFRLSCTRLGQWAIGYVTPEHTILQTIPQNKSLCQALIDGAREGYYLYPDGNSENPDVSHHLITPPDEHITVTEEQYELYCEMGSTFQLCKICAENNKDVRLEPCGHLMCHMCLDQWQETGGEGCPFCRSEIKDMQAIVVDPFVPHLEEETMAVRAAENQENHLDGEDDEIMEDPSQWVSTIDSRPHGTQQGRYPHLQQENTEQSRSSEDAPPPLPQRRNLQFNSQSPTSPTLVVTHVSPFASPGTSSRSSPLSSPWNSPRNSPRASPNVSPHNSPHVSPCGSPHNSPSLLRKVPPPPPPSTLDEDSPPAVPERRYKHRGTNVENKENKPGTKTSKHESNRRDTLGYADIAAANVTHDSFGQNQNKTNYAQLTYPHPDAAESTDRERSRPGEATMAEICANEEATSYDFPLPIIAERERSRGEKSNKENGLRDNTTDLQSVADPFAEDPFESNGKSKNAPFDDDFVKGPLVVALPPTRSQSYNSGMPRKTHAHSDKNTLPSRVFTKARSTDDVLEDPTYSNVRRDHGRHPGQTNDFESNGNPTSNSHHDRTLRPALLTRNSWAGAEAKNFSNPTYGSQGLDPNKLEGKGEHRPTRSRLPDEDPNLDAMQFYEEDFTILQAQGYSREEITRALIVADNNFALARKILREFSQGTRKL